A region of the Cannabis sativa cultivar Pink pepper isolate KNU-18-1 chromosome 3, ASM2916894v1, whole genome shotgun sequence genome:
taatatagaaaacaatgttcaaacagtctattttgcacgcatataaaataaaacagTCACGCGTGTaatacactgtttgaacgtagttttcggcatgttaaacttttccaaatttcttaaaattttgcaggatgtcttaaataactagaacgtacatgaccatgagaaaaaatttgactaaaaaattatttcgggtgcTAAAACAGATAAAGATGCATCAATGTATCTATTTTAAGAggatgcattgtagaatttcccTAATATTTTTTTGGCCCCAAAGTACAAGCTTTTAGAGGATAATGTACAAGTACTCAAAGCAAAAGAACtagaaattataattttctattacaaTCTATGAATTAATCATtacatttgaaattaatttcttttttttttcataacagTTACTTGATAAATTTAAGTgccttcaaaaaattaaaaacttattcttactattataaattatttaattgttttaaaaaaattgtaaaactcATTTGTGAGTATAACTAACACTactataaaagaaattaaaaaaaaattgatatatatttttaaacacaaaaattaattaaaaaaattataataagagATTTAAAATTACACTCtactaataaatataattacattaataaaaacttcaaaaagaaaaaaaaaaactttatttaataaaaaatataatgaaaatTCTTGGCTTTGGAAGGAAGACCAAACTTTGAAGCAACTGAAACTTCCTTTTTCTTTCACATTCTAGATTTCTTAAGAATCTTTCTCCTTAATACTCGGAGGAACTGGAATCTAATGACACTTCTCTCCCAAGATTAAAGGTAATAATATCTTTAAACAAATCttctatttttataatcttGTTCATAGTTTTGGATGTTCTCAAAATGATAACTTTTGATCTTTATTTGTTCTGagtgtaaattttaagattggGTTGGCTCAAAATTGTTAAAGACTAATTTTTGTTTCTGGGATTTAAGCTTTGTTTGGTTTCCCAGAAAATTGgagctttaattttctttattttaacaGATTGAAGATTCTAGTGATGGAAATTCTCTCTTACAGTTCTTCACCATGTTGTCATGTTGTGAATTTGAACTGGAATTTAGTTATTAAAAGCTCAAGTTTTCAACCTAAGATTCCATCTTCAAAAAGACCCAGAATTTTTTGTTCCCAACTTGATTCTGAAAATGGATATTTGGGATTTTACAAGTTCTTGGGAAACCCTAATAGAAAAGAAAGTTTTGGGTCAGAAAACTCCCTATTGAACCCCAAAAAACATGTTGATACTAAGGTCTTGAGTGGTGGCTCTGATGGTTATGTAATTGGTGATGAAGAAGAAGCAAGACAGCTTTCAGGAACTGGGAAATCAGTTACTAAGGTTTTGATCCCTGGATTACCAGATGAATCCAATGCTGAAACCGCAGCCGAAATCACTAGCTGTTTTTGGGAATGGAAGCCTAAATTTAATGTCCATTATGATAAAGCAGGGAGTGAGAATGTGAGCTCACCACCAGTGTTGTTTCTTCCTGGTTTTGGTGTTGGTTCTTTTCATTATGAGAAGCAGTTAAAGGATTTGGGACGCGATTATCGAGTTTGGGCAATCGATTTTCTTGGTCAAGGTATGTCCTTGCCATTTGAAGATCCTGCTCCTTTGTCTAAGGAAGGAGATGATTTTATTGGGACAGATTTTCCTTGGGGTTTTGGAGATGAAACTGAGCCTTGGGCAAGTGAGCTTGTTTACTCTATTGATTTGTGGAGAGATCAAGTTCGTTGTTTCATTGAACAGGTTTGTATAAAAACATTCCTCAGTTTGACTAATTAGTGGCTTTTAATATCAAAATACTCTGTTATATTCCTTTCATGTTTTGATATAGTTGGAGAAAGAATAATTAGGATATTTTCgtgttttcttaacttttcaagccgttaaaaatttcttcCAAACTATTGAgcttgttggatttaaggatttttgttcaattttagCAAGGGATACTTAATGTTGTAATTGTCCATGTTCGAAATTGTGTCTTTCGAATTTTCGTCCATGTTAGATGCTTGTTAGTAAAATTGAACAgaaatccttaaatccaacaatctcaatagttcgataGAATTTATAACAGCCTATAACCGGAGGGCACAATTCCGTTCTTGTCAAAATTTAAGTGGAAAAATCTTAGCTAGTCTTGAGAAAATATGTGTCGCAGATTAATTGATTGAATTATTTGTTATAATCATTAGAGAatcaatttttttgtaaaatctgACCAATTAGTGGTTTTAAGGGGCAAAGAACTCTTTGTTATAATTGAACAAAAATATGTAGCATTGTTTTTCTATAGAATATTTAGCTACATGAAGAAGGAATTTGATTGAATTATCTGCTGTTACAGGTCATTGGAGAACCGGTTTATCTTGTCGGGAACTCGTTAGGAGGATATGTCGCCTTGTATTTTGCAGCTACCTATCCTCACCTAGTTAAGGGTGTTACATTACTCAATGCTACccctttttggggctttttACCAAACCCGATGAGGTCTCCTAGAGTAGCTAAGTTCTTCCCATGGGCCGGAACATTTCCTATCCCAGCACGCGTTAGAAAGCTCACAGAAATTCTGTAAGTTTCCTATTCGGTTAAACCATTCGTGAATTCTTTCCTCTTATTGTTTATGTTCGTCGAGTAAATTTTGTTCTCGAGTTTATGTTCTATTGATTTTCAGTTGGCAGAAAATAAGCGATCCAAATAGCATTGCAGAGATTCTCAAGCAAGTGTATGCAGATCATTCAACAAATGTAGACAAAGTGTTTTCGAGAATACTTGAAACGACAGAGCATCCGGCTGCAGCTGCATCATTGGCCTCGATTATGTTTGCTCCTCAGGGACAACTCTCGTTTCAAGACGCCTTATCTAAGTGAGTGTAGTACCATTGTTGTCTACGTCGAGATGTTGTATCtcttttttatgttgaaatttaaggaaacattttcattttttatttgcaGATGTCAATTGAACAACATACCAATCTGTCTCATGTATGGGAAAGAAGATCCTTGGGTTAGGCCAGTTTGGGGCCTTGAGGTGAAACGCCAAGTACCCGAAGCTCCTTATTACGAGATTAGCCCAGCCGGTCACTGCCCTCACGATGAAGTTCCCGAGGTAAGCAACTTCTCACCGATTTTGTACTTGTCTTAGCCTGTTAGAGAGTCTTACATCGATAATATGTGGAAATTTAATACCATATTTAAGATGTATCGGCTACTCTTCTTGttgccaattaattttaaatttaatgctTATTAGCTTTCGAAACCAGTCTTACTCTTATGTGGGTATACTTATTAGCTGCCATTGCCCGAACAGGTTGTAAATTTATTGTTACGCGGGTGGATCAAGAACGTAGAGTCACAAGGCTCGGTGACACTACCTTTGCTCGAAGAATTTGAAAGTACGGACTTTAACATTGCTCGGGAGTTGGAATTCCCGAGAGATGGATCGAAGAAGGAAGTAAACGTGCGGTTCTTCGGTTCCAATATCACACTTTGGAACTGGATAAGTTCTTATATCAGAGCACATTTGGGAGACTTGAAATTTAAATCTTAGCAGTAGCCAAGTAGATGCTGTAAATTTTTAGATGTAACACTATTCACTAATTCATTATTATATTGGATAAATCATTTAGTTGTGTAATACATGTTTAGTTTTGAATTAACATGTCTAAATTTTCTCAAAGAATTTGCTCTAATTAGGATCATGCTTACATCTAAAATAGAGGAAGTTCATACTGAAAGACTAATGTATGTATAATAATGTAAAGCAAATTCATTCAGAAGcaaaaaaagttaattttaatccTTTGTTTGGAAAAAATGCTAAAATTTAATTGATTACTAAAAACGTTCTATCAATATTTCAAAACTAGAAAGGGTCAATATTTCTAGATgtagatttttattattattttattttggataAACCAAAACTAGAAGTAGTTGAACAgctgaaaaaattattattattattattattattattattatataggtAATCAACTTTATTAATTCTCAATTTTTGCTACCAAACAAAATAGCAAATGCATGAGTTATTGAATTTGTTGAATGTTTGATaaaatgaacataaatatattttaaattatgattttttggagttttgtttgaattttttctgttttgaaagttctttttaaaatataaaaattgctgtaaatattcatttttagtttgctattttttaaaaataatttattaatataacactaatataatattaatctaATATAGTGTAAGagtaaacaaaaaaataaatacataaataaaagtttaataatgaattgaataacttaaatttgtaCTTCAATTATATTTATGAACTATAAAAGTATTTGATTTTGAACTTATAGTAGGGCTGAGTATCGGTCGGTCTGGtcaattttttctatataaaaattcaaaattcgatTTTCGGTTTGGATTTGTGCAATCCGAAAACCAACCGACCAATCCAAACCTATCTTAAAACCGACCGTTTTGAacctcggtttggtcggtttaaaccgcCCAAATcgaactttttttaaaaaaaaaaatatgatccaatttttttctataaatacattattttacattttacaactacaaacaaataatttaattgttcaaaaactaattatcttattttttttaacttaaatattaataaaaagtaatatattatttttatatattattagtaactataatacatgaaaaaaaaaacttaataaattaatatatatatgtataacggtcAGTTTCAGTTTTTTCGGTCGGtttattacttaaaaaaaaccaACCGTTCAATGGCGGTTTTAACCGTTAGCTGTTTTTTTGGTTTTCGGGTTCGTCAATTTCGATTCCAACAGTGTTCAGTAGGTCGGTTTGAACGGTTTTTTCAATAATCTGGATTTTATGCTCACCCCTACCTTATAGAGAATTTCATGtggaaaaattatatataatttttaggagttttttttaattttatacttcaaaatattttttttttattttcacataattttacataaaaatatttattgtaaCTAATAGAACAATCTAAATTGTAACTAAAATTTGTataacaacctacatagaaacTACCAGAGCATTTCAaacagtaattttttttttgaaaaaaaattaattaaaaaatcgtaTATAAGGTATTTCccttcatttttattattagatAGTAGATACTGTAATTATaagaaatatttattaattttattatatttttaataatttactaaatttaaaataattactttgaaagttaattaggatttttaacCTAATATTAACAAGTATTAAATTAtgtgttttgaaatttttagtttttcaaaaaaattttaaattattgaaattattgAATTGAAGTATTTTCGTTTAGTTTTATTAATGAAAGtctaacttaaataaaaaatgaagatgagagattttaatagatattaaagttttattaaaaaaaaatagatattaaagtttaagaaacaCTATTTAGTACGTAAACAATTGTTTgtattagtaaaaataaataaaattagataaaaaattttaaatggaaGAATTTTCAAATTAGCTTTTTTTTCAAATGGTATTTACAAATTtcttatgataaattattttttgataatttatttataaggtCATATATAAACCCAGAAATTCAAAACTATGAAGCTTTGTACTTTGATACCAAAAATGGATCTAAATCAATAATCCGATCTCCAATCATGACGACAAGGCTTTCAACCTTATTCCCTTCAATCAAGCCTTCTTCAAAACCCAAACCCATCTCCACAAAcccatcatcttcatcatcgaTCAAATCAGAACCAAAACCATGGTCTGTCTATCTCATCATTTCCACAAATACCCCTATCAAGACCTACGTCGGCGTCACCACCTGCTTCTCTCGCCGGTAATTTCATTCAAATACTCAATTGGGGTTCTTTTGATTTAGTTACTAAACCATTAATTGTTAtcaatttcttcttcttttttgtgGGTTTGTTTAATTTGATGGGTTTGAGCTGAAAGTTCTTATCTTTGTTGATaaagtttctatttttttctgaaaattgtTAGTTTAATTGAAACTCTTTTTTGAAATAGATTGAAACAACATAATGGTGAGCTTAAAGGAGGAGCAAAAGCAACCAGATCTGGAAGGCCATGGATTTCTGCTTGCTTAATTGAAGGTTTCAAAGACCAAAGTGAAGGTGATTCATTGATTTAGACAACCATAGCTTTTTCTTATGTTAAATTTCTAAAGGTAATTGAATTTAATTTTGTCTTATTATCTTCTTGGTCATAACCCATGATAATAGTTACATCAAGCTCaaatttctagaaaaaaaaacatgtctAATACTACATAGAGCATTCACGCACAACACCTTCTATAGGTATCATGTTATGATTAGTTAGCTATATTCtctaaaagttattttattaagttatatgagacgtgctacttaattacactaatagtgGTATGACATCAAGAAAGGTACTAAGCACCAATAGTACCTTTTATCAATTCTCTAGTACATAGGGCTATTAATACAATGCGCAATTTATGGTTCAAAATCCTAACTTATGCGGACCGAATCATTTTAGACCAAACTAAATAAATCTGTTGTCAATAGTTAACAAcgtttataattttttgattCGGTCACGGTTTTATAATTCTAGCCAAccattcaaattaaatcaaacacCTAAATCTTTTATATacttaatatgttttttattttattaaatattttgatatttgagAACAATCTTAGgcaaaatatttatattgatttaaTATTGTTCCGGAATTTCCTTATATTGTTATCTATGTATATAAactttgaaaagtaaaaaaaaaacaattacttaaaaataaagATTAGAACAATTACGAAATACAAACCGTAGTTTCAAACTAAACCAATTCGTTCTTAAGTGGATTGGTGAGGTTCAATTTGAGCATTTAATTAGTCTAgtttgattttaaaatttttaaataccgTAATAATgatttggtttgaaaaaattgaaaatctgAACCAATCCAGTCCCATTATTTGGGGACATGAAAACTATGACAAATCACATTGATGATCATGTGAGCTAAAACCCACTTGGGTCAAGAACATGTCTGTGGAAATAGAGGTAAAAAAACCAGTCTTGATTAATAAGATAAGTTGTATAACATTCTAAGCAAGCAAACAAGTAATTTGATTCATCAGCAGTGTGAATAGTTGAGGTTCACAATGGATTGTAGTGTGTGATTTGATGATACTCATGTCTTTTATCGATTTGCAGCTTCGGAGTTCGAATCAAAATGGAAAATTTTCTCTCGAAAGTTGCCTCGCAAAAAGGAAAACAATGGAGGAGAGGAAAAGCAAACAATGGAAGATAGTTCACTTCGTTTGTTACAACACAGGCAAGCAGCTTTGAATAAAGTTGAAACTTTTTTCGATTGCAGTAACTTAGAAATTAACTGGCATTTGAACCTTGTCTGATATGTTGTCATAAATTGTTGTATGTTCAAGTGTCCACATTGTGTTATTAAGAGCAATGTCAATTTGATATGACAATACTCAAATCTAAAATGAATAAAGGCTATTTATTGTGCCATTATTTCTCCTCTGTTAGTGACCACAAGAATGGTTGTGTTCATTTAatattgattttcataattgaaTCTTTTCAGTTAATAATGTTTTCAAGGCATTATTTAGGCTTCAACATATAAATTAGCAATTATTTGGattatctttattattttattttgtcattaTGAATTTTTCTGCTTATCTTTCATGATAAATATAAATGAAGAACTCAATAATCCTACTCACACTTTAAACACCAACCTTAGCAAGATCAAGATCGAACAATGTAGCTAAGATCCAAAACAGAAAGTAAAACACAAATGCTTGCACGAAGAACACACAACGATTTATAACAGTTCGGTCAATGTGATCTACTATGAAGAAGATGATTATAGAGAACCTCTCAAACTCTCTTGTATTTCCATTATAGCACTGCTGATTGAACACCCTGGTGTTTATATTGATGGTGTGATATGTAACAATAATTTGTAGATACTGCAAATGAATTAGAAACTCTACGAAGAACCTCGATAAAATTAGGCCTCTATCATAAAAATTAGGACCAGAAACTGATAACAGATTGAATGATTTTCCTCAAGAAGGTACTCACTGCTGCACACTCTGAAAATTCTAACATCAGCACGAAACGGAAGGAGCTGAGGCAGAAAGAGCAAAAAACAGGTACTGAAAACAAATACAACTGTTAATGCTCACAGACCGAAAATGGGAAATATATAATATGAACTCGGAGCCAGCGGTAAATGTTAGGGGTagcaaaaaaatttatttttataggaTAGAAAAATATAGAATTATTTGCACCACATATTGAAATGTCTAATTTTTTTACCTTTTAACTGTGgggttgaattttttttcaaaaatactgtgtaagttttatactatgtactgtgttaagtttttactgttgttctatggttgttttttagttgttccactgttgtttttagttgttctgctttgtgttccactggtgttttataaaaacacagtatttttaaaaaaaaatctgtatcagtatttttgtaaaagttttcCAAAATATAAATAGGATAGAAAGATTATAATTTGTTGTATGTTCAAGTGTCCACAATGTTAGTTTGATATTTATTGTAGAATTATTTATACTCTGACAGTGACCACAAGAAAGATTGTGTTCATTTAATATTGATTTCTATAATTGAATGCTAATTTTATCTACTGATTGgattatatttactattccattttgtcattttatgaatttttctaATGCAGTTCTGCTTATGTTGTTGTTAATTCTGGTCTCTTTTACTCTAATCCTATTTGCTTTAGCTAAATCAAGATCAAACAATGTAAGCTAAGATCCAAAACAGAAAGTAAAACACAAATGCTTGCACGAAGAACACGCAACGAGTTATAGTAGTTCGGTCAATGTGATCTACATTTAGTTAGAGCTTTCTCAAGAACATCTCCTTCCAATTATGAAAAAGATGATaacagaaaaacaaactcaGTAGTAGAGATATAAATAACCTCTCAAACTCTCTTGTTTTTTGATTACTAATTTATTACCTGAAGACTAATGATTGGAAAGATTCAGTGAGTAAATGATTGAATGATATTCCTCAAGAAGGCACTCACTGCTGCACACTCCTCGAACATTTTAACATTAGCATGAAACCGAAGGAGCTGAGGAAGAAACAGCCAAAAACAGGTACTGAAAACGAATACAACTGTTAATGCTCTTGAGATCAGTCTCGGTAGCTGAAACCTCCCTGCCACAGCCTTCTTCAAAACAATCTCAACTGTCAAACACAGTCCGTGGAGAACAAAGAAGGCGGTGATCTTCCAATTGGGCATCAGCCGCCCTAAGTAGTAAAACACTAGCTCGTGCATTAGAGCAGACACCATGAAGGTAGCCATAACAGCTGGGATTGATGCCCACTCACGACCAAGGAAATTCTTGAACAAGTTAAGGGTTGGTTCATATACACTCGGTCGTAGGATGTTGGTGACCATAAGGTTCCATCTTTTACCCCAAAAGTCTTGGAGCGAGGAAGAGAGAAGCGGCTCGTTGAACTGTGGCTCGAGCTCAAGTCCCAAAAGAACTCGAGCCAAGGCAGCCATTACAGCTAAGACCAGCTCAAGGAAGAAGTATATGTGAAAGCAGTAAAGAATCCACATGACCTTTGGATGGATGTAGTCAATGTAGTCATAGACCTTTATAACCAAAGCCAATAAAACTGCTTTTATGGCATAATTTAGAAGAGAAACTCGGCCTTTATCAGGCGTTTTGACAGAAGGGTTTTCCTTGTTATGGCCATTTACATAAGATTTCGATGGTGTTTGGCATTCTCTGTATTCGGATTCTTCTGGTTTTTTCAATGGAGGTTTGTTCTGTTGAATCTTGATCGGAAGACAAGCAAGGGCCACAAAAATCCCAAGAGAATGGTGATGATCAGATGATGCCAAAGGGCCCTTATCGAAAGCGAAAAGTAAGAGCTTGAAATTGGCAAGCCAAGCAATGAAAAATGCAGTCAAACCAGTAAAAGTCACAGAAGAAAGATTGAGAGGAAGATAGAGAAAGAGACATACTATTGGGAGTAACAAAACCAGTCTTTGAAGACCTTTTGATACAATTTTACTTGTTGTGTAGCAATAACACAAGGATATGAAAACTGTTAGCCATACTTTGATTAAGTTGCTAAGCTCTTCTTCCATttgctctctctttcttctttcttgatTTTTAGATCTAATTTCCAAGATTTGACTTTTGCctttatatcaaattttattctttttgacAGCTATCCAagatgatatttttttcaaaaaagatGAAAGCATGTTTTGAATTGTATATTAACTTTTTCTAACACAAGATGTGGTTCTATTTTTTTtcagcaaaaaaataaaataaaatcaattatatttattcGGTATTTCTGTTGTGATTACTCTAATAAAGTCTCCCTTTATTTGAATTTTCCCCCCTTGTTTTCCAAATACCAAGTCAGCAACGGTTGGTGTGTATTAAGGGTGCACATAGGGTGGATTTTATCGAGTTTCGGGTTTTTGAGTTCGGGTATATAGAATTAGTAACCCGAACCCACCCATTTGTGTGACCGGGTTCTTGGGTGCGGGTGGGTCGGGTTCGGTTTGAATTGAGTCTGGTGGGTTTTGACCGGGTTCGGGTTGggctgactttttttttttgaaaaatatcatttttatacattttcttataaaaaaaatagaatggattatttcacaaaaacataaaaacaacaaaaatacggtttcgcggaattttaaaatttttttacgattttttgattttatttacagaaaatacggtctttttatgttgtaatcttgttaatttgttgttgattttttgttatctgtatgttatttgttgttgttattttgatgttattttcatgctacttttatgtagttttcttgttgattttatgttgttttcgtgttattttttagaaaaccgtaaaaatgtaaaaaaaaaaaaaatctttaaacgtaaaaatataattactttaagaaaaatagtgtcttatgtaattatttcaaaatagaataatgaaagaaaaagtcatatcagaagaagaaaataaaaatgatatatcattatttagaattagtttttcttttgtttatgtttatattttcaaaaaatgtatcaaaaaaattaataaaaaatttatttgggTTTCGGGTGGATTTGGGTGTAATCTCGTTTTTTCGGAATTTGGATTAGTGAAACTCAAACCCGACCGGTGATGAACTGGGTATAACTTGAACTCAGTTTGCTAAAATTGTAATCCAATTTTTTTGGATTTCGGGTCGGGTGGGTTTCGAGTTTTGAGTGTAAATGTACACCCCTGAGTATTTATTGTCCAACACTATATTGATGTAACACATTGTGAATGATTATCagtttcttatattattttttgcaCCAATAACAGTATGTCATTTCTTATAATACTTGGCACCTTAAGGTGCCCAAagcatttttcatttatttatgttgaattacAAGTACAACCAATTAGATGTCATTACAACCACAAAGCCATGAAAGATTAGGTTTCAATGATCACTATATGCTGGTCTCCAACTTTAAAAGCTCATAAATAAACCAAACATTTGATGCAGtaataaaaaaatcttattattttttctcttaGCATTTGTTTTAGAAAATAAAGTTGAAGAAAAAGAATTTTAGGCCTTCTGGTAGATTTGTCATATTATTCACTAACAGTGGATATCAGTTGATTCAGTCgggttataatatattttaaataactcaATATAAATATTGGATTATAAAAATTTAACTTTAACCTAcccaattaaaatttaaaaaatttaactcACCTAATAATTTTAACAATTTATTCACGTTAATCTACTCATTGtcataacttttttttatgaatcagtTGAGATATTATATATTcctcaaaattataaattttacaaaCAACAGCACCAATTTGGCCTTAAGCGAAAATAGAAAAACAAGTACAATTGATCTATACATTCTTTATCTATATAAGTCTTTCTTTTAGAAGTAATCCATGTAAGTCTATTTTTGACATTATACTTGAACAATTGATTCTACATAATGTTTTGAGTTATTCAAATAATAGTCGTTTCATTtcgactacaccaaatcagatatGATATACTAGAGCAGCCATCGTCAATAAAAGCATTTGTTTTTTAATCTTGCTGACTTTGGTTCATTTAATCCATTACTgtttgtgctgaaattctccATTGTAACTACATTTTCACACTATCAAGACAAGAAGCACTTTTACAACAAAGAaaaacctttttctttttattatcattattagttTTTAGTgtttaaaataattagatttaatattaatgagtaaaatatttatacttcAAGCTTAAAAATATTATAGCCTAAATTATGGTCAAAAACTTAAAAATGAGAATATTAAATTgaatcaatattaaaatattaaacaacattcatctttaaaaaataaaaatattaatcttatagtctaacttttaaagttcaattttaatatccaaatacaattaacatcaataattgtaaaatctaaatatcaaataaaactttataaagTTAAAATGTTTATTCAtttgatatattttatgtaatatattatgtaatttttttcaaaaaaaaaaaattgcaaatcaGTTTGTTCATTTTATTCCAATCGTATTGGTGAGGTTTGAATATTTTTAACTTGCCCAATATATTGATTGAGCGGTTTGGTTTTCCGTTGGGGTTATACGAGCTGTATTTTTCGTCAGTTATTCAAATTAAGcgatttacaaaaatattatgaaTCTACTCTTCTCTAGTTTATGACTCCATGACACATGTTGATActtgttcaaaaaaaatgaTCTTGGtgactcaatttttttttctttttttgttaggATCACACTAATTgatttaaattacaaaaaaacaaTCATAAGATGAAGAAATTTTTGTTTAAGACTAACATAAAAAATAGATCTCTCAAAAAACTAAAGAACAAAACTTAAAAGAACTCTCCAAACTAAATTGAACCAAATTTCGTCCCACTTGATTTTTAaatctgaaaataaaataaatgtaagTAATATGCTAGTTTTGAGGatcaaatattaaataaatataaagattTGTATATTAGTAAACAAAatattcttaaataatattaatttaaaaagctAGAACTTATCAAATCTAAGGGTGACTCAAATTGGATTCACTAGTATGAAACTTTTATACAATGCAAAAAATGTGATCtttattttgatgaaaaaataaaatgaaatatatgTAATAAGCAAATCCTCTACAAATCACTAGTGACCTCCTTTAATTaactaaacaaaaaatataagaaagaaAATCATGTCATTGCcaatatatattagaaaaattcTAATAAAACCTTTATTAAATAAACTTATACATAGGCAACTTGGGTTCAACTCAAACCAACCAATGGGATCAAACTTCA
Encoded here:
- the LOC115711251 gene encoding structure-specific endonuclease subunit slx1, producing the protein MTTRLSTLFPSIKPSSKPKPISTNPSSSSSIKSEPKPWSVYLIISTNTPIKTYVGVTTCFSRRLKQHNGELKGGAKATRSGRPWISACLIEGFKDQSEASEFESKWKIFSRKLPRKKENNGGEEKQTMEDSSLRLLQHRYCK
- the LOC115709778 gene encoding pheophytinase, chloroplastic: MEILSYSSSPCCHVVNLNWNLVIKSSSFQPKIPSSKRPRIFCSQLDSENGYLGFYKFLGNPNRKESFGSENSLLNPKKHVDTKVLSGGSDGYVIGDEEEARQLSGTGKSVTKVLIPGLPDESNAETAAEITSCFWEWKPKFNVHYDKAGSENVSSPPVLFLPGFGVGSFHYEKQLKDLGRDYRVWAIDFLGQGMSLPFEDPAPLSKEGDDFIGTDFPWGFGDETEPWASELVYSIDLWRDQVRCFIEQVIGEPVYLVGNSLGGYVALYFAATYPHLVKGVTLLNATPFWGFLPNPMRSPRVAKFFPWAGTFPIPARVRKLTEILWQKISDPNSIAEILKQVYADHSTNVDKVFSRILETTEHPAAAASLASIMFAPQGQLSFQDALSKCQLNNIPICLMYGKEDPWVRPVWGLEVKRQVPEAPYYEISPAGHCPHDEVPEVVNLLLRGWIKNVESQGSVTLPLLEEFESTDFNIARELEFPRDGSKKEVNVRFFGSNITLWNWISSYIRAHLGDLKFKS
- the LOC115711250 gene encoding acyl-CoA--sterol O-acyltransferase 1-like; its protein translation is MEEELSNLIKVWLTVFISLCYCYTTSKIVSKGLQRLVLLLPIVCLFLYLPLNLSSVTFTGLTAFFIAWLANFKLLLFAFDKGPLASSDHHHSLGIFVALACLPIKIQQNKPPLKKPEESEYRECQTPSKSYVNGHNKENPSVKTPDKGRVSLLNYAIKAVLLALVIKVYDYIDYIHPKVMWILYCFHIYFFLELVLAVMAALARVLLGLELEPQFNEPLLSSSLQDFWGKRWNLMVTNILRPSVYEPTLNLFKNFLGREWASIPAVMATFMVSALMHELVFYYLGRLMPNWKITAFFVLHGLCLTVEIVLKKAVAGRFQLPRLISRALTVVFVFSTCFWLFLPQLLRFHANVKMFEECAAVSAFLRNIIQSFTH